From the Nostoc sp. PCC 7107 genome, the window ATCAAAACGAGAATAACTGTGTGCATGGTTTCCTCTAAAAGACTATCTGGTTTCCCTAAAATGATTCTTGAAAAAATGGGAAATTGTCAACCTTGTTAAGCATATTCCATGTAAGTTTATGTTCGATTAGGATGTTAATTGTTGTTACGACTTCATCATGCTAATCAACAGTAAATTGCTTAAATTTAAGAGATATTTAGAGAATAATGGGCAAATTTTTGAGATAAAACCTAGTGAATGATTAACAGTTATCAGGCATATTTTTTGTATGAGCATTTAGATGCTATGTTTTAGAGATTTTATGCTCAAACATTCTCTATATATTTACTTAATAAATATGTAATTAATACTCTATGGATAACTCAGAATCACTTATTTAACTAAACGGTTGGTTTATAAGTTTTTTTTTGGGGAAAAAGTTAAATATTAGTAATCCTATGCTATCAGGATAGCATGTATCACATTCCTCATGAAAAGATATTGGATAAATGCTAAATATTTCATCTGATGCCCCTAGCCTCTTTTTTTTAGCAGGATTTAGGGGGATATACAAGTCTCGAATACCAGAGTATTAAATTATGAAATAAAGCCAAACTTATTTATTGCCAGAATTTGATTCATAATAAAGGTAGCTGAATGATAAACTCAGTACCTTCGCCTAGCCGAGATTCTACCTCAATCAATCCTCCATGTTTTTTTACGACAATTTGTCTAGCGATAGCTAACCCTAAACCTGTTCCCTTACCCACCCCTTTGGTAGTAAACAAATGGTCAAAAATCTTTTGTTTGACTCCTTCGCTCATTCCTTTAGCATTATCAGCAATTGAGACTTTGACATATTTATCTACAGTTGATGTTGTAATAGCTATCTGGTTAGGACTGTCTTGAATTTCTGCAAAGCTTTTGCCTATATTCGATTCCTCTAAAGCATCAATAGCATTGGCAAGAATATTCATAAATACTTGATTTAATTGTCCGGGAAAACAATAAATTTGTGGCAAATCACCATAATTATTAGTTACGTCAATAGCCGGACGCTGTTCATTAGCTTTCAGGCGATGTTTAAGAATAAGAATTGTGCTATCAATCCCCTCATGCAGATTGAATTTAACTTTGTAATCTTGATCAGCACGAGAGAAAGTACGGAGACTGGTACTAATATTTTTTAATCGGTCACACGCTAACACCATTGCGTTGATCATTTTGGGTAAATCTTCTAAGAGATAATCCAAGTCAATTTCTTCAGCATGGTGTTGAATTTTATCACTTGGATTATCTATAATTTCTTGATATAGTTTTAAGTGTTCAGTTATCTCAGCAAAATTGGGTTTAGCTTGTTGGAGAGTTGCCGCAATAAAACCCAACGGATTATTCATTTCATGAGCTATCCCGGCTACTAAGTTACCCAACGCAGACATTTTTTCGCTTTGGATAATTTGTAATTGTGCCTGTTGTAAATCTTGTAATGCTTGTTGAGATTTTTGATAAAGTGTGGCATTTTCTAATGCTATTGCGGCTTGAGAAGACAGTAAATTTATTACTTGCAATCTTTCGTTAGTGAATACTCCACTTGTAAGCTTATTTTCTAAATATAAAATCCCAATTAAATTGTTTTGGTTAATAATTGGTGTGCATAATATACTTTTTGGTTGATGCTCTAGCATATATTCCCCAATCACCCCAGGAATATCTGTTTGGCAATCATTTATCACAATAGTTTCTTGGGTATTCTTGACATAATTAATAATTCTTCTGGGCACAGCTTGACAAATATTTATGGCTTGCGGTTCAAGGATAGTTTGTATTTGATTTAGGGAATGGACATGATGATTAATAAAGGTAATTGCGCGGACTTGCAAAGTATCTGATAGGGGAAGTATTAATGCCGATTTTTTAGCACCTGAGTTTTCTAGGATAATTTGGGTGAGACTGGCAACAAGTTCATTTAATTCAATACTGCTAGAAATAGTTTGAGCAGCCTTGAGGACAGAATTCAAATCTAGCGCATCAGAAATTTTAGTGCTACCTGTAGTGGAAGTGTGAATGGATGAAGAAGTCCCGCAAACAGAAATTGTTTCTAATGGTTTTAAGGTAAGCTTATGCTGTTGTAGGATGGGTTGTAGTAGTTGGGGATAATGTTGTTCTAAATTGTCAATTTTGGCTTTTGCGCCCCAACGCGCATAACAATAATATGCCTCTTGCATATAAAATTCAGCAAATTTTTCTTTGCCCCAATCAAGGTAGAATTTAGCAGCTAGTTCGTTAGCTAAAGCTTCTTCTTGAATGTATTCGTTGGTTTTAGCTCCAGAAAGAGCAGAATCATATAGCTCCATTGCGGCAATTTTATCGCCCAAAACTCGATGTATTTCGGCTTCAACTAAATAACATTTATGAGCGTAATTCATGGGTGCATTCTCTGCCCAATTTTGGAGATTCTGATGATTCTCTTTAACTTGTTTAATTATGACTTCTTGCTCTGGCAAAGAGTAATTTTGATACAAGGATAAATAAATTAAAGATTCATAGAAATAAAATGTTGGAACTATGGCTAATCCAGTGATACTTGCTAAATATTCCTTAACAACTATGGCATTATCTAATGCTTGAGTATAGTTATGGAAAAGATAACACAAAATCATTTTACAAAAATGTACCTGACAAATCATGCTGATTTGATTGGCAGCTTGATGTAGGGGTAACATTTTTACTTCATCATAAATTTCCCCGATTAAATCACAAGGGTTCTCATCTGTGCCTAATAAATTCAAAACAGATTGATAATATATACTATTAAAATTTAAATAAGTGGTCTGCTTAAACTGATACATGATTGTGCCATAATTTCCCATAGCCTCAGCTAATTCTTTTAACTCATAACCACTTAAATAAGCATATCTGCCAAACACATAGGCAGACATAGCTGCATATTCAATGTCACCTGTTTCTAACCCAATAGTGTAAGCTTCCAATAATGGATTTAAAGTGTTTCTTACAGATACTTTCCAATGTCGAATAAAACAATTAACTGCAAATAATGTTTTAGGCTTTAATTTAGAAGAATTTAGGTGTTCTAGTAACTGTAAGGCCATTTCCCCAAACTCATAACCAGCATCAATTTGTTTTAAGACACCACAAAGAATTAATCCATAACTAGCATAGGCATAGGTAGATTCTGGTGCATTACCATAAAGGAGTGATAACTGAACTTGTTTTAGAACAATCACCCTAAATAATGATGGAGATGCTTGATAAGCAGTTGACATAATACTCGATAAAATTTGCATGGCTGCTAAAATATTTGCGTCTATCATTGCTGGCAAATCGAGCAGATCCATCACAGCTTTATCTTGTAAAAGAAGTTGTGTTTGTTCTAGTTCATCATCGATATCTTTTTGGCTAACTGTTTGGGGAAGTTCTACTCCGATAGATTGAAGAACAACTAAAGCAATTTGCAAAGCATTTTGATGTTGCGCCTGTGCCATATAGGCTTGAATTTTGGCATGATGAATGGGTATTTGTGCAAGTATAGTTTTTGCTTGTTGTAAAACAACTGTGGCATAACTTTCCATTTGAGCAAAATCACTACACAGACAAAGTGCTTCGGTAGCAGATTGATATAGTGCTAGGGTGAGTTCGTAATCGCTTTGCCAACTAGACTCTGATAATAGATTTAGCCCTGTGATAAAATATTCGCTGGCTGATATGTAAGCAGTGGAATTTTTAGCTTTCGTACCTGCTTTTAAATTTAATCTAGCAAGTTGTTGATTTTCATTGGTGTGGGTAATTAGTACTGCTCCAATATTTAATTGATTGACAACATCAAAAATTTTTTCTTCTATTTCTGCTTCAGATGTATTTTGCAGTAATAATCGCCCTATTTTCAGATGAGTTAATTGTTTTTGATCATCAGGAATCAAAGAATAGGCAGCTTGCTGAACGCGATCGTGCAGAAATTTATAAGTAGATAATTGCTGATGATTAATCGTTAAAGTATGATTTACTTCGCTATCTTGATAAAATTTATAAACCTCACTTTGAGGTAGAACTAATCCTTCTTGTAAGGCACTCCACAGTGAGACTGCGGTTTCCATTTCTGTTTGTTGTGAGATAATTGCTAATGTTGCTAAGTCAAATTGGTTCCCAATACAAG encodes:
- a CDS encoding ATP-binding sensor histidine kinase; protein product: MFSIPGYKLIEELYNGSRTIVYRAIREIDSLSVVIKLLKNPYPSFSELVQFRNQYTVTKNLNHPEIIQTYSLEPYKNGYALVMEDFGGVSLHDYLVNNNFGCLEEFLEIAIALCNALEILYRDQIIHKDIKPANILINPQTKQVKLIDFSIASLLPRETQNLVNPNVLEGTLAYISPEETGRMNRGLDYRTDFYSLGVTFYELLTGQLPFQSNEPMELVHCHIAKIAPLVHEINPGIPSVIAEIVSKLMAKNAEDRYQSALGLKYDLSNCLRQLKETGTITSFTIAQRDVCDRFIIPDKLYGRDTEVEILIQAFERVSLGATEIILVAGFSGIGKTAIVNEVHKPIVRQRGYFIKGKFDQFNRNIPFFAFVQAFRDLIRQLLCESDEQLQVWKAKIIKVLRENAQIIIEVIPELEYLIGKQPPVPELSGTAAKNRFNLLFPKFLQVFATQEHPLVIFLDDLQWADSTSLKLMQLLMEESQKSYLLLIGAYRDNEVSPAHPLMLSLEEVSKAGAVVNTITLKPLSQLSLNQLIADTLACAIALAQPLTELVYQKTQGNPFFATQFLKVLHQEKLITFNLQAGYWQCNITQVREIALTDDVVEFLAMQLQKLSPETQVLMQLAACIGNQFDLATLAIISQQTEMETAVSLWSALQEGLVLPQSEVYKFYQDSEVNHTLTINHQQLSTYKFLHDRVQQAAYSLIPDDQKQLTHLKIGRLLLQNTSEAEIEEKIFDVVNQLNIGAVLITHTNENQQLARLNLKAGTKAKNSTAYISASEYFITGLNLLSESSWQSDYELTLALYQSATEALCLCSDFAQMESYATVVLQQAKTILAQIPIHHAKIQAYMAQAQHQNALQIALVVLQSIGVELPQTVSQKDIDDELEQTQLLLQDKAVMDLLDLPAMIDANILAAMQILSSIMSTAYQASPSLFRVIVLKQVQLSLLYGNAPESTYAYASYGLILCGVLKQIDAGYEFGEMALQLLEHLNSSKLKPKTLFAVNCFIRHWKVSVRNTLNPLLEAYTIGLETGDIEYAAMSAYVFGRYAYLSGYELKELAEAMGNYGTIMYQFKQTTYLNFNSIYYQSVLNLLGTDENPCDLIGEIYDEVKMLPLHQAANQISMICQVHFCKMILCYLFHNYTQALDNAIVVKEYLASITGLAIVPTFYFYESLIYLSLYQNYSLPEQEVIIKQVKENHQNLQNWAENAPMNYAHKCYLVEAEIHRVLGDKIAAMELYDSALSGAKTNEYIQEEALANELAAKFYLDWGKEKFAEFYMQEAYYCYARWGAKAKIDNLEQHYPQLLQPILQQHKLTLKPLETISVCGTSSSIHTSTTGSTKISDALDLNSVLKAAQTISSSIELNELVASLTQIILENSGAKKSALILPLSDTLQVRAITFINHHVHSLNQIQTILEPQAINICQAVPRRIINYVKNTQETIVINDCQTDIPGVIGEYMLEHQPKSILCTPIINQNNLIGILYLENKLTSGVFTNERLQVINLLSSQAAIALENATLYQKSQQALQDLQQAQLQIIQSEKMSALGNLVAGIAHEMNNPLGFIAATLQQAKPNFAEITEHLKLYQEIIDNPSDKIQHHAEEIDLDYLLEDLPKMINAMVLACDRLKNISTSLRTFSRADQDYKVKFNLHEGIDSTILILKHRLKANEQRPAIDVTNNYGDLPQIYCFPGQLNQVFMNILANAIDALEESNIGKSFAEIQDSPNQIAITTSTVDKYVKVSIADNAKGMSEGVKQKIFDHLFTTKGVGKGTGLGLAIARQIVVKKHGGLIEVESRLGEGTEFIIQLPLL